TTTGGCGGCGTGCATGTACCGGTCCTTCAAGTCTGCGTGAAGCGGGTCGAGATACAGCTTGATCCGCACCCCGGGTACGCCGTCCGTGGAGAAGGGCTCCTCGAAGTAGACGAAATCCGGAGAAGCCGACCAGCCGAAATCGTGCACGTCGTCGGCATAATAGTGGTAGGTTTTCCGTCCGTCCTTCACGTCCGACGCCTTTGCCTGGAAGCCGGTCGCCGCCACCTTGTAGGCCTCCGGGACGTTGATGTTGACGCTGTATATGCCGAAATCGCTGTAAAACTCCGAATTGCCGTGATACTGATGGGCGTTCCAGCCTTCCGTCGTCCGGCCGCGCGTTCCCGCCGTTTCATAAGCGGCTACCTTCGGAAACCACTGCCCGGCCATCACGAAATTGCCGGCATAGCCCATCCGCGCGAACACCTCGGGCAGCTTCACCTCGAACTTCAGCTTCAGCGTCACGCTTTGCCCGGGGTAGACCGGGTCGGGAAGCTTAAGCTTGGCCAGCGTATGGTCGCTTAAGTTGCCGTCGTCGGGCTGAACGTAATGAAGCCGGGGAAGCAGGTTGCCGGTCTCGGTCGTCTGCAGCGCATTGATGTGCATGTAGCCGTAGCTGGACGGGGTGGCCTTGTCCTGCCGCAGCTGGCCGCCGGATTCGCGCATGAATGTCGTGTCCTTCGATTCGAAGGCGTTCGGGTAAAGGTGAAAATACATATCGGACACCGCTTTTTTGCCGGGGTTGGTCCAGGTTACGGTTTCCTCGCCCTGCAGCGTTTTGGCGTCCTCCTGCAGCCGCACGTCGATGTGGTATTCCACAACCCGCTTGCTGAGCGCCACCGGCTTCGGCTGCATGACCGAATCGGGCTCCGGCGAGCCCTGCGGCGCCGTCTTCGGGGACGTGTCCGGTTTAACGGGAGCGGAAACGCCGGTAACGGGCGCGGATGCGAAGGAATATTGCGAAATCCAGGCGGCCCCGAACCCTTCCCGGACCGTTGCGCCGATCAGGACGGCGGCTAGCGCGAAGAGCAGGATTTGTTTGAGGTGACGTGGCGTCATTGAACGATTCCCTCCCGTTGACAAGCATCTAAAGCATGTATATGTTTGCTTTTCGCGGATTATTAGCTAAAATGGAATTAATGTTCGGACAGGCGGAAAACCCGCGTCCGGCGCGGGCTTCAGGCTTTTTGCCGGCTCGCCCGGCCGAAATTCGGGGAGGAACGGAATATGACGGATCAGAATCAGGACCAGGGGCGTGCCCAAGAGCAGACTCCGGCGAA
This genomic window from Paenibacillus humicola contains:
- a CDS encoding M1 family metallopeptidase; amino-acid sequence: MTPRHLKQILLFALAAVLIGATVREGFGAAWISQYSFASAPVTGVSAPVKPDTSPKTAPQGSPEPDSVMQPKPVALSKRVVEYHIDVRLQEDAKTLQGEETVTWTNPGKKAVSDMYFHLYPNAFESKDTTFMRESGGQLRQDKATPSSYGYMHINALQTTETGNLLPRLHYVQPDDGNLSDHTLAKLKLPDPVYPGQSVTLKLKFEVKLPEVFARMGYAGNFVMAGQWFPKVAAYETAGTRGRTTEGWNAHQYHGNSEFYSDFGIYSVNINVPEAYKVAATGFQAKASDVKDGRKTYHYYADDVHDFGWSASPDFVYFEEPFSTDGVPGVRIKLYLDPLHADLKDRYMHAAKSALAKYAQWYGAYPYSTLSIVVPPKGGNGAGGMEYPTLVTAFAADSNSPGYDLERTVVHEIGHQYWYGMVASNEFEEAWLDEGITSYSEDQIMESEYGVEPNLSIESSYMTDPAPLKQLSWSYGSNDHYAENVYMRAKLVLVGIEKQVGAQTMRKILRTYFQKYKFKHPSTADFQRVVEQVTNQNWDNYFSAFVYGNQMADYAVDSIQVRPVTENGAKQYESVVLIRRLGGRNGPVQVVLKFADGSTLQKTWDGRDSQIKYDAVEPSPLAWAAVDPHHDNVLDNKQINNFLKAGLPEKTRTRWSVGIVKLVEGLFASVAW